Below is a genomic region from Drosophila albomicans strain 15112-1751.03 chromosome 2R, ASM965048v2, whole genome shotgun sequence.
CCAATTCGGCAGTGCAGCGGGAATGGTTTTACTACGACCAGAGCGAAAGTAAGTTCAGCATAAATATGCAAGTCGAGGGCTGCAAATGATGATTTATATTGCAGTCACCATAACTGTGCCCAGCGCCGTGGAATGGATCAAGTTTAACCACGACCAGGTTGGCTACTATCGCGTCAACTACCCCAATACCTTGTGGGAAGTTCTGGCCAATCAGTTGGTCTCCTCTCCTGAAACCTTTACTGCCGGCGATCGTGCTTCTTTGTTGAACGATGCCTTTGCCTTGGCCGATGCAACGCAGTTGCCTTACGATGTGGCATTCGATATGACCAAATATCTGGCCAAGGAAGAAGACTATGTGCCCTGGAGTGTGGCTGCCTCGAAGCTGACGTCCCTGAAGCGCACTTTGTACTACACGAGCAGCTATGTCAAGTACAAGAAATACGCCACGGCCTTGATTGAGCCCATCTACACGGCACTCACCTGGACTGTGGGCGACGAtcatttaaacaagtaagtgGCCGATGAAGAAGACTAAGATCTCTTCAATGTTGTGAATCGGTTTAAGTAGTTCGATTCTGTTGAAGGTAAGATAGAgctcattatcattattaggcattgcaatttgttcttctttctttcttcttccACCGAAGAGTCTAAAAATTATTTGGTATAGAAAAATTCATGTATATAAATGGGTTTCGCAGTTAGTTGTGGCTTCCTGTAGTATCCTCAATCGTAATATTTTACTTCTACACTTATAATATCTTTATTCCTACAGTCGACTGCGTGTGACAGCCTTGGGAGCAGCATGCTCGCTAGGTCTTGAGGCCTGTCTGACTGAGGTGGGCGTGCAGTTCAACACGTGGCTAGCAGCTCCCACTCAGCGTCCCAATCCGGATGTGCGCGACACGGTTTACTACTATGGCATGCAGACGGTGGGCAACCAAGAGACGTGGGAGACCGTCTGGGAGCTGTTTGTGAACGAAGCCGATGCCAGCGAAAAGTCCAGGCTGATGTATGGCCTGGCTGCTGTTCAGGAGCCGTGGTTGCTGCAACGCTACATTAGTCTCGCCTGGAATGAGGAGTATGTGCGTGGTCAGGACTATTTCACCTGCTTGACCTACATCTCGGCTAATCCAATGGGCGAATCCCTGGTGTGGGATTATGTGCGCGAGAACTGGCTGCAGTTGGTGGCACGTTTTGGCCTCAACGAGCGTTATTTGGGCAATTTGATACCCTCGATAACGGCGCGATTCAACACGCAAACTAAACTCGAGGAGATGGAGCAATTCTTTGCCAAGTATCCAGAGGCAGGAGCTGGCACAGCTGCGCGTGTTCGTGCCCTGGAAACTGTGAAGAACAACATTGTCTGGCTGGCTGAAAATCTCGAAAGTGTTGACGCTTGGCTCGACAGGCAGTAGAGCTAATCAATCCGAAAGGGATGTCATAAATATCATAGTTTCTTTGTACTCATCGAATTgccattataaatatactacacaATAAAGATTAGCCAGTTATATGAATGTGTAAATggaaacacaacaaaaaaaccaactatataacaaataatgaGCGTGCTTGACTCTGAAGTGCTTAGCGATTATATTGAGGCAAAGTTCTCAGGCACGAGAATACTGTCAacaaatatgatataatatttttaagaccAAGGTTTCGATATTAACGGACTAACGGAGAACTGATTCATGGGGAAAGAAAGTCTATTTCTATATTTGCTTAGAAcataaataactataatacTCATCTCTCCGCTTCAAAATGAAATCTTAGATAAGATAACTATAGGCATTGATATTACTTATCAACACATCAAGAGTCAatgttttcataattaatttagattttGCCAGTCGCAACAAATAgggttttatattaaattctattGAGCTTCTAAAGGTTTTTatcaattttccatttatcaAAATAGCCAAACAAATGGATCGAATTATCCTCTTAGGCATTGCCATTGCGCTATATGGTCTGATAACTGTTTGCTGTGTCGAAGCAATGGTCATGATGTACAATGCTACCAGACATCCTTATCATGTTGCGGGGGTAATGACTCCGTCACGGTTGTATTACTCAGATTTGCGCCAATGGAAAAGCAATGGAATCAAACAAATACTTCTGTGGCAGAGGCCCATCTAATAACATTGGCTGCGAATGCCAAGGGGGCTGCTATATTGGAGATCGGGAGACCACTTTCTTACGAAACCATAATcgttacaatattaatatcatcGATATGTACCATGAATCCTGGCATGACAAGAAACACAATTGGGGAGCGCATTGTTAAGTGAGTggcacacctccgctccgccgaccgaaaagcactcaaagcttttcgctcactagcaatgcgctcacgcgtaagaatgcactcaagctccagtgctctcagcttctctctccctcaaCACACCACCGCTGACGCGTCTCGGCGCAATAGATCGACGAAATGAGAAACTTTGGACTTTCAGCGCCTCCACATAATCACTTCTATACTTCTTTTTGATAATATATATCCTATAATGTTGATAATTTACAACTACTGGCATTGTTATTTCACCACTTACTTATTTATAAgtcgattgttgttgcagtgcGGGTTCATTCTTATATTAGCAGCCGTAACAAACAGTTCTTTGTattcaactttaattaaatttgtaaatcttcaaaagaaaataaatcaaatggatCGCATGAGTTGGttggccattgccattgctctATTCTGTTCGATAACTGTAGCTGAATCAGTTTGCTGTGACGAAGCAATGGTCATCAAATATAATGTCACTGGAGAGCCCTGTTTTAGAGTTGGTGGCAAGAACTCGGATCATGGCTGTATTATTAAGATATGCGCTAATGGAAAAGCAATGCAACCAACCGACCACTTTTGCGGAAAGGGACCATGCAATAATGTTGGCTGTGAGTGCGAAGGAGGCTGTCTTGTTGGAGATTGGGACACAACTTTCCTTCAAATCAATGAGGATTACAACATTCGTATCATCGACATGTATATGGTGCAATTGTCTTTTTCTTTGAGTGGAGCATTGTCATGGACTGCCGCAGTTTTGGAGAAATTCTCATAAATGGATAatactgaaattatttttaattaaatggaTGATTGTAGAATTGTCATGCcttcttatttatattattataaatgcatTCGCGCAGTTGACTTCAGTTACCTGTCGTCGCTCTAAAcgtaaatatgttaaaaacgGACGCTAGGATACACACAATACTTTTTTATTCATGCTGCTCGTGTTCGTGCCCTGGAGACTGTGAAGAGCAACATTGTCTGGCTGGCTGAAAATCTCGAATGTGTTGACGCTTGGCTCGACAGGCAGTACTGCTCTACAATAAAGATTAGCCAGTTATAtgaatatgtaaatgaaaacacaacaagaaaaaccaactatataacaaataatgaCTCTGAAGGGCTTAGCGATTATATTGAGGCAAAGTTCTCAGGCACGAGAATACTGTCAacaaatatgatataatatttttaagatcAAGGTTTCGATATGAACGGACTAACGGAGAACTGATTCATGGGGAAAGAAAGTCTATTTCTATATTTGCTTAGAAcataaataactataatacTCATCTCTCCGCTTCAAAATGAAATCTTAGATAAGATAACAATTGGCATTGATATTACTTATCAACACATCAAGAGTCAATGTTTTCATAATTCATTTAGATTTTGCCAGTCGCAATTAATAAGGGTTTGTATTAAATTCTAGTGAACTTCTAGAGGTTTTatcaattttccatttatcaAAATAGCCAAACAAATGGATCGCGTTGGCGTTGCCATTGCGCTATATGGTCTGATAACTGTTGCTGTATCAGTTTGCTGTGACGAATCAATGGTCATCAAGTACAATGTTACCGGACATCCTTATCATGTTGCGGGGGGTAAAGACTCCGGTCACGGTTGTATTACTCAGATTTGCGCCAATGGAAGAGCAATGGAATCAAACAAATACTTCTGTGGCAGGGGCCCATGTAATAACATTGGCTGCGAATGCCAAGGAGGCTGTTATGTTTGAGATATGGGAGACCACTTTCCTACAAAACCAGAATcgttacaatattaatatcatcGAGATGTACCATGAATCCTTGGTGTATACTGGCGATCAATTATGGGATTACACCACAAGTTTGCTTAAATAAGTTtcattacaatatatttttatcaaaatatttatgttttctacattaaatttaaacgtgtaataaagtaatatataataataatgtaaaattaaatggTTCGTTGTAGACTGGTCATGCCTGTACTTGACGAGGCAGAGTTCtgtcaataaattaataggACAGGGCGACTTTTGTtgtatgaaaaaataattctattacattttttgcttACAACTATTACTTTCTTATACCCTTCATTTTTGATAAGATAATCTTGATAATTGCCAACTACTGACATTCTTCTTTCACCACTTACTTATAAACGAGTCGATTGTCGATGTTGTGATGGTTCATTCTTATATTGGCAGCCGTAACAAACAGTTGTTTGTattcaacttttattaaatttagaaatcttcaaaagaaaataaatcaaatggatCGCATGAGTTGAGACCACTTTCCTACAAAACCAGAATcgttacaatattaatatcatcGAGATGTACCATGAATCCTTGGTGTATACTGGCGATCAATTATGGGATTACACCACAAGTTTGAATCCTTGGTCTATACTTAAATAATATGAGATTAGTTtcattacaatatatttttatcaaaatatttatgttttctacattaaatttaaacgtgtaataaagtaatatataataataatgtaaaattaaatggTTCGTTGTAGACTGGTCATGCCTGTACTTGACGAGGCAGAGTTCtgtcaataaattaataggACAGGGCGACTTTTGTtgtatgaaaaaataattctattaCATTTTGTGCTTACAACTATTACTTTCTTATACCCTTCATTTTTGATAAGATAATCTTGATAATTGCCAACTACTGGCATTCTTCTTTCACCACTTACTTATAAACGAGTCGATTGTCGATATTGTGATGGTTCATTCTTATATTGGCAGCCGTAACAAACAGTTCttaattttcaactttaattaaatttggaaATCTTCAAAATTTGTACACATCAAAATagtcaaatgaaaataaatcaaatggatCGTATGAGTTGGTTCGTCATTGCCATTGCTCTATTCTGTTCAATAACTGTAGCTGAATCAGTTTGCTGTGACAAAGCAATGGTCTTCAAGTATAATGTCACTGGAAAGCCCTGTCGTGTAGTTGGTGGCATGGACTCGGGTCATGGCTGTATTATTAAGATTTGCGCTAATGGAAAAGCAATGCAATCAAACGAACACTTTTGCGGCAAGGGACCATGCAATAGTTATGGCTGTGAGTGCCAGGGAGGCTGTCAACTTGGAGATTGGGAGACCACTTTACTTCAAGCCCATGAGagttacaatattaatatcatcGACATCCATTGGGAGAACTTGTTCACTTTCAATGTAATATGGGATTATGCGGCAAAAATGATTGAGAAAATTTCATAAGCTAAACTATCATTACAAATACTTCATATTTTTCTCTTATTAGTCATGCATTAAAAAGAGAAATTCTATTAAATGGATAATactgaaattatttgtaattaaatggATGATTGTAGATTTGTCATGCcttcttatttatattattataagtgCATTCGCGCAATTGACTTCAGTTACCTGTCGTCGCTCTAAAcgtaaatatgttaaaaacgGACGATAGGATACACACAGTTCTTTTTTTACTCGTGGCAATAATTGCCATGCTTAATGGATTAACGGCTAAAAATGCGGTAAGTGATGCAGAAATCAATATAAGTGCCTTTAAACTATCGTATGAACTTGCAGATTAACTATCGTCTGCCCAAAGCGCTTGTGCCCACGAACTATAAAATACATTGGTCCCCTCGTCTAGACAAAGGCTATTTCGATGGAATGGCAGTGATTCAAATTAAAGTCATCAAGCCTACCAAGCAAATCATTTTGCATTCTGATAAGCTATTCATCCGCAGTGTTTATGTACCAGGCAAAAGAGTGGTTAAATATGAACTTGATTCTGTCCGTGAGTTCCtgataattgatttaaagGACAAATTGTTGTCAAATGAGACCATAGAATTGATGTTAGGTTTTAAAGGAAAAACTCAACACAAGCTAAGCGGAATGTACACTAGCAGCTATCAAACTTTGGACGGTCAGCAAAGGTTACATAAATTAACTTTCTAGAGTGCCTGAAAGTATGCcacatatttttttgcagGAATATGGTCACAACTAAATTTGAGCCAACTTATGCTCGTCAGGCCTTCCCCTGTTTCGATGAGCCCGATATGAAGGCAACATTCAGCATCAGTGTCACTCATCCCAGTGGAAGATCGTACGATGCTGTCTCCAATATGAACAAAATTGTAAGTTCCATTTAAACCCATTCGAACAGCGAATAATAATgactattattttttaaagaaaacgCTGAATATGGGTAAAAATACAATGGCTGTCTTCGCTACGAGCGTTCCAATGAGCACATATTTGGCCTGTATTATTGTCTCagattttaagaaattaaatagcACCGTTAAGGCCAATGGCATTGGAAACGACTTCCAGATTGACGCATATGCCCAACCTCATCAGTTGAGCAAAGTGCAATTTGCTCTGGAGGTTGGAACTGCTATTACAGAGTACTACATTCGGTACTTTAAAGTACCCTATCCTCTGCCGAAGTTGGATATGGCTGCAATTCCCGACTTTGCCGCGGGTGCAATGGAACATTGGGGCTTGGTGACATATCGCGAGTCTCTTCTCCTATATGATGAGAATTATAGTTCCACGTGGAACAAACAGTATACAGCTAGCATTTTGGCTCACGAAATTACTCACCAATGGTTTGGCAATCTTGTAACTATGAAGTGGTGGAACGATCTTTGGCTAAATGAGGGATTCGCTAATTTCATGCAGTGGAAGGGAGTCAATTCTGTTTATCCGGATTGGGAAATGGTAAATACAAATCATTAACACAATTAACACATTCTCTCATGTTCTTCTATAGCTGGATCAATTCATAACAGAGGAACTGCATCCAGTGCTGATAATCGATTCCAAACTCTCATCACATCCAATAGTTCAAAGGGCTGAATCCCCTGATCAGATCATAGCTCTCTTTGATACCATTACTTACAACAAGGCTGGCTCAATCCTGCGAATGTTAGAGAACCTTGTAGGCTCTGAGAAATTCGAGAAAGCAGTTACGAATTACTTGATTAAATTCAAGTATGGCAATACGGTGACCGATGACTTCTTGACCGAAGTGTCTGCTTTGGTCGACGATTTTGATGTAAAGCATTTGATGCGTACATGGACCGAGCAGATGGGTTATCCAGTGCTCTATGTGTCCCGCTCCTTTGCAGGTTTTACCATCACACAACAGCGATTTCTTTCAAACAAGGAGAGCTATAACGAAGCAGCAGA
It encodes:
- the LOC117576282 gene encoding uncharacterized protein LOC117576282 yields the protein MIITAKLVSICLGVALTAFTVSTIVLAVQKSNLKDDLRDAQEKIDQLEAGFASTSTSTTTTTTTTVAPGPTEEGPSTVEPSSTTEGSSTADPGTTVAPEKIDYRLPTALTPTNYDLYLNPDIETGLFSGRETINITVNEATNQIVLHSLYLDIQNPSVYESTGTNVVVSGFTFDSVREFLIINLSQELTVGSFILLTLDFSGNMASKIVGLYSSSYLKADESRKWIATSKFEPTYARQAFPCFDEPALKATFEITLVHPVDGNYHALSNMNADLEINQGTYTEVMFAKSVPMSTYLACFIVSDFEAKSVDIDTKGIGNTFQMGVYATPDQIDKVDFALDVGKGVIEYYIEYFQIEYPLPKLDMAAIPDFVSGAMEHWGLVTYRETSLLYEAATSSAVNKQRIASVIAHEFAHMWFGNLVTMDWWNDLWLNEGFASFIEYLGVDSVFPEWQMRDQFIVGTLHAVLTLDGTLGSHPIIQTVENPDQITEIFDTITYSKGSSLVRMLEDFLGETIFRQAVTNYLNEYKYKNAVTDNFFTEIDKLELDYNVTDIMLTWTVQMGLPVVTIEKVSDTEYKLTQKRFLSNPNDYDEVHEASEFNYRWSIPITYTTSANSAVQREWFYYDQSEITITVPSAVEWIKFNHDQVGYYRVNYPNTLWEVLANQLVSSPETFTAGDRASLLNDAFALADATQLPYDVAFDMTKYLAKEEDYVPWSVAASKLTSLKRTLYYTSSYVKYKKYATALIEPIYTALTWTVGDDHLNNRLRVTALGAACSLGLEACLTEVGVQFNTWLAAPTQRPNPDVRDTVYYYGMQTVGNQETWETVWELFVNEADASEKSRLMYGLAAVQEPWLLQRYISLAWNEEYVRGQDYFTCLTYISANPMGESLVWDYVRENWLQLVARFGLNERYLGNLIPSITARFNTQTKLEEMEQFFAKYPEAGAGTAARVRALETVKNNIVWLAENLESVDAWLDRQSKQMDRVGVAIALYGLITVAVSVCCDESMVIKYNVTGHPYHVAGGAHVITLAANAKEAVMFEIWETTFLQNQNRYNINIIEMYHESLVYTGDQLWDYTTTESVCCDKAMVFKYNVTGKPCRVVGGMDSGHGCIIKICANGKAMQSNEHFCGKGPCNSYGCECQGGCQLGDWETTLLQAHESYNINIIDIHWENLFTFNLPVVALNVNMLKTDDRIHTVLFLLVAIIAMLNGLTAKNAINYRLPKALVPTNYKIHWSPRLDKGYFDGMAVIQIKVIKPTKQIILHSDKLFIRSVYVPGKRVVKYELDSVREFLIIDLKDKLLSNETIELMLGFKGKTQHKLSGMYTSSYQTLDGQQRNMVTTKFEPTYARQAFPCFDEPDMKATFSISVTHPSGRSYDAVSNMNKIKTLNMGKNTMAVFATSVPMSTYLACIIVSDFKKLNSTVKANGIGNDFQIDAYAQPHQLSKVQFALEVGTAITEYYIRYFKVPYPLPKLDMAAIPDFAAGAMEHWGLVTYRESLLLYDENYSSTWNKQYTASILAHEITHQWFGNLVTMKWWNDLWLNEGFANFMQWKGVNSVYPDWEMLDQFITEELHPVLIIDSKLSSHPIVQRAESPDQIIALFDTITYNKAGSILRMLENLVGSEKFEKAVTNYLIKFKYGNTVTDDFLTEVSALVDDFDVKHLMRTWTEQMGYPVLYVSRSFAGFTITQQRFLSNKESYNEAAEPSEFNYKWTIPVKYTLENFASDKVKSMIFHYDQDSVAIATYRKVKWIKLNVHQYGYYRVNYENSLWDQLINQLYDKHTRFHTTDRANLLDDAFSLADASQVSYNVPLRMLSYLVREKDFMPWYVAVAKLQILKNILFTTDIYNRFVKYARSLLVNVYPEVGWTVEENNHLRNRLRVSVLTAACSLGLPDCLSQAAQHFTTWLNNPTAANRPAPDLREVVYYYGMQQSSSESSWEKLLEIFKAETDASEKTKLMYGLSGVRDAKLLHRFLVLATNESIIRRHEYFNCFEAVAANPVGGPIAWNYYRNKWPQLVKRFGLHDRKMGTVIAKITDRFSTNVKLEEVQQFFKKYPEAGAGARSRQEAIETIKYNIKWLRENYAPIKNWVTKQSSSKNHANNSNFILTEKSSSKNHANNSNFILSEKSSSMNHANIPSVSESIEILIQLYHLLFK